The following is a genomic window from Candidatus Sulfotelmatobacter sp..
ATCTCGAGGACGCGCTCACCCGGGGCGTCGACGGTCAGGCGCGCGATGCGCGCGCTCGTCCCCCCGTCCATCAGGAAGTGCTGGCCGAGCCGCTTCTTGGGTCGCAGGCCGCGCGCGTCGAGCAACGCGCGCGGCGTCGGTGGGCGCTCTATTTGTAGACGTACACGACGACGGGGCGTCGGCCGAACTCGTTCGCCTGCGAACGCGAGTTGAAGCCCAAGTCGATGCGGTTGCCGCGAATGGCACCGCCCGTGTCGCCGGCGATGGCCTTGCCGTAGCCGGGGATGAACAGCCGCGTGCCCAGCGGGATGACCGCCGGATCGACCGCCACGATGCCGTGGCCGGCCGCGAAACCCGCGGCCGTCGTGCCGCTGCAGCCGCCGCCGCAGTGGGCGGTGTAGGCGGTCGCGATCATCCGCAGCGCGGAGTTCGCGAGCTTCAAGGTGCCGACCAGCTCGCGGCGGGCCAGCTCGGAGAGGACCGTGTACTCGGCGATCCCTTCGGCGACGATACGGTCGTGCGCGGGCCGCAGCACGCGGGTCGCCAGCTGGGTGCGGCGCACGCCGCGGCGGTCGGCCGTCCGCACGACCCGGTAGGTGACCTCGACGCGGCCCGGCGCGCCGGGGTCGACGACCCGCGACTTGCCGGTCGGCAGATCGAGCGCGAAGCGCTTGACGACCGTGGCCGGAAGGGGCCGCTGTACGATCTCGGTCCAATGGTCGACGTGACGGACGACGATGGTCAGGTCGTTGGCCAGCGCGGTGCCGGCCGGCGGCGAGACGTCGTCGTGGCGGTCGTAGGGGACCTTGACCTTGAGCAGCAGGTCACCGACGGTTGCAGCCGCCGAGTGAAGATTTTGTACCGAACCGTCGATATTGAGACTGACGGGCACGGCCGTTCGGAAGACGACCGTCTCGCCGTCCACCAACGCGCTGTCGAGCGGAACGCTGACGACGTCGTCGGGGGCGGGGTTCACACCGCGTTCGGCCAGGAGTTCCCCGGCGGTGGCGGCGTGGGTTTCGATGGCTTCGGTGGTACCGTCGCGGACGAACGTGACGTGCTTGGCGGGGATCTGTTCGACGAACGCGGCGACCGTGTGGGCGACGCGGGCGGGAGCCGTTCCGGCACCCAAGGGGAGGAGCAGACCGAGCGAAAGCAGGCCCGTCGCGGTTAGCGGCGAGGGAAGATCTTTGGAGATCGTCCGACTCCTTTCTCGTGCGGGGGTGCGTCGGAGCGGACGCAGACCGAAGCGGTCCGTGTACGTGCCTACGCACTCGACGTCGTAGTTGGTGGTCGGCGAGAGGAAGCCCGACGGATCGGTGGCGTCCCTACTCAGGCACGACGCCGAGCTTTCCTGGCCTTCTGTGCAGGACGAGCTCGGACGAATGCCGCCGTGACCCGGTCGGGCCCCGGCGAACGCCGACAAGGTAGCACGAACCCCAGGACGGCGTCAAATACGACGGTCATAGGAAAGAGGGTCGTCCTTCCGTTACGCGCGTGCCCGCAAGCGTGCGCACGCCCAGCGCGATGATGCGCGCGCCGCGCGGCGAATGTGCACCCACGATGCACGTCGCGCTCTTCACCGAGTGCTATCATCCGATTCGCAACGGCGTCGTCGCGAGCGTCGATTCGCTGCGCGACGGCTTGCGCGAACACGGCGTCGACGTCACCACGATCGCGCCGAATTTTCCGCGCCGGCACGACGATCCCGACGACGTCGTACGCATCCCCTCGCTGCCGCTGCCGACGCCGACCGCGTACCGGTTGTGCGTGCCGTACTTGAACGCGGCCGACCGCGAGCGCTTGCGCGGCGTCGAGCTGGTGCACGCGCACTCCGCGTTCGTCACCGGCTGGATGGCGAACGTGTTCGCGCGCCGGCGCGGGTTGCCGCTCGTCTTCACCTATCACACGCGCTTGGACGCGTACGCGCACTACGCGCCG
Proteins encoded in this region:
- a CDS encoding ubiquitin-like domain-containing protein, giving the protein MGAGTAPARVAHTVAAFVEQIPAKHVTFVRDGTTEAIETHAATAGELLAERGVNPAPDDVVSVPLDSALVDGETVVFRTAVPVSLNIDGSVQNLHSAAATVGDLLLKVKVPYDRHDDVSPPAGTALANDLTIVVRHVDHWTEIVQRPLPATVVKRFALDLPTGKSRVVDPGAPGRVEVTYRVVRTADRRGVRRTQLATRVLRPAHDRIVAEGIAEYTVLSELARRELVGTLKLANSALRMIATAYTAHCGGGCSGTTAAGFAAGHGIVAVDPAVIPLGTRLFIPGYGKAIAGDTGGAIRGNRIDLGFNSRSQANEFGRRPVVVYVYK